The Bacillus alveayuensis genome contains a region encoding:
- a CDS encoding GntR family transcriptional repressor for pyruvate dehydrogenase complex (product_source=KO:K05799; cath_funfam=1.10.10.10,1.20.120.530; cog=COG2186; ko=KO:K05799; pfam=PF00392,PF07729; smart=SM00345,SM00895; superfamily=46785,48008) has protein sequence MEYKQIKPRKIYEEVAEAILDMIKKGEIKPGQKLDSVQQLAENFKVGRAAIREALSALRAMGIVEMKQGEGTFVKEFDPMTFTLPLSTAALMNMEDVEHLLEVRKILEVGAAFAAATKRTDKDLQAMQFALNEMKGNLDDEELGEKADWLFHMAIASASQNPILVSLMNNVAGMIVETMRETRKIWLYSQQVTAEKIFREHEAIFKAIERKNADEAQHLMLVHLTDVENVLKKHHLAQIKTGT, from the coding sequence ATGGAATATAAGCAAATAAAACCGCGAAAAATTTATGAAGAAGTGGCAGAAGCCATTTTAGATATGATCAAGAAAGGAGAAATAAAGCCTGGTCAGAAATTAGATTCTGTTCAGCAGCTTGCCGAAAACTTTAAAGTTGGCCGTGCTGCGATTCGTGAGGCATTAAGTGCATTACGGGCAATGGGGATCGTCGAAATGAAGCAAGGCGAAGGGACCTTTGTAAAAGAATTTGACCCGATGACCTTCACTTTGCCGTTATCAACAGCAGCTTTAATGAACATGGAAGATGTGGAGCATTTATTAGAGGTTCGAAAAATATTAGAGGTAGGAGCAGCATTTGCTGCAGCGACAAAGCGGACAGATAAAGATCTGCAGGCGATGCAGTTTGCCTTAAATGAAATGAAAGGAAATTTAGATGATGAAGAATTAGGAGAAAAAGCCGATTGGCTTTTTCACATGGCGATTGCCTCAGCATCACAAAATCCGATTTTAGTTAGCTTAATGAACAATGTTGCAGGCATGATTGTTGAAACAATGCGAGAAACGCGAAAGATATGGTTATATTCTCAACAAGTTACAGCCGAGAAGATCTTTAGAGAGCATGAAGCGATTTTTAAGGCAATTGAAAGAAAAAATGCTGATGAGGCCCAACATTTAATGCTCGTTCATCTTACAGATGTTGAAAATGTCTTAAAAAAACATCATCTTGCACAGATCAAAACAGGGACCTAA
- a CDS encoding lactate permease (product_source=KO:K03303; cog=COG1620; ko=KO:K03303; pfam=PF02652; tigrfam=TIGR00795; transmembrane_helix_parts=Outside_1_4,TMhelix_5_24,Inside_25_30,TMhelix_31_48,Outside_49_62,TMhelix_63_82,Inside_83_102,TMhelix_103_125,Outside_126_128,TMhelix_129_151,Inside_152_157,TMhelix_158_180,Outside_181_199,TMhelix_200_222,Inside_223_233,TMhelix_234_256,Outside_257_259,TMhelix_260_277,Inside_278_319,TMhelix_320_342,Outside_343_369,TMhelix_370_389,Inside_390_408,TMhelix_409_431,Outside_432_450,TMhelix_451_473,Inside_474_537,TMhelix_538_560,Outside_561_563,TMhelix_564_586,Inside_587_597) gives MSLGVLSFIAMIPIVSVFIFLVLLQWPAKRAMPVALMITALTAYFLWGTDKNVIAASVLNGMITSFEILLIVFGAVLLLNTLKESGAVATIRKGFITISPDRRIQTIIIAWLFGSFIEGASGWGTPAAITAPLLVAIGFPAMAAVLVALIMQSTPVSYGAIGTPILVGVNGSLANQPSVLNALGDWEYQSYLLKITANVGLLHAIVGFLIPLFMVSMLTRFFGKERSFRKGLQVWKFALFAGVSFTVPYYIIAAFLGPEFPSLIGALIGMIIVIPAAKKGMFMPKESEIFDFEERKNWEAEWIGNLNKEQPKEMIKGKELSLIKAWSPYIFVAILLVLTRVSPQVKEMLTSKYVTLSIEGFFGTNIGYKLSPLYVPGTIFIFVSILTFFFHKMNWSSYQKAWSNSLKTVVSAGSALIFAVPMIKIFLNTQTEELTSMPLVLAESLANVVGPLWPFFAPSIGALGAFIAGSNTFSNMMFSIFQFGAAQNIGLDVTATSYVVALQAIGGAAGNMICVHNVVAASATVGLIGKEGILIRRALIPMSYYVLAGGAIGMAIISGGLNVWIFIYLLILIGYFTIMYYNKGNLPVRVKKKGMSA, from the coding sequence ATGAGCTTAGGGGTATTATCTTTTATTGCGATGATCCCAATTGTAAGTGTTTTCATTTTTCTCGTCTTGCTGCAATGGCCAGCCAAGCGTGCGATGCCAGTGGCTCTTATGATTACCGCGTTAACAGCTTATTTTTTATGGGGAACAGACAAAAATGTTATTGCCGCCTCTGTCCTGAATGGAATGATCACTTCTTTTGAAATTTTATTAATCGTTTTTGGTGCTGTTTTACTTTTAAATACGTTGAAGGAGAGCGGAGCGGTTGCAACTATTCGCAAAGGCTTTATTACCATTTCACCAGACCGCAGAATTCAAACGATCATTATTGCCTGGTTGTTCGGCTCTTTTATTGAAGGGGCTTCAGGATGGGGAACACCAGCTGCCATTACGGCTCCCCTTCTCGTAGCGATTGGCTTTCCAGCAATGGCAGCTGTTTTAGTTGCGCTCATTATGCAAAGTACTCCCGTCTCCTATGGGGCGATTGGCACACCTATATTAGTCGGTGTTAATGGGAGCTTAGCTAATCAACCGAGTGTGTTAAATGCTTTAGGAGATTGGGAATATCAGTCCTATTTATTAAAAATTACAGCAAATGTCGGCTTGCTTCATGCAATTGTTGGTTTTTTAATTCCGCTTTTCATGGTCAGCATGCTTACACGTTTTTTTGGAAAAGAACGCTCTTTCCGCAAAGGTTTACAAGTATGGAAATTTGCTTTATTTGCAGGTGTATCCTTTACCGTTCCGTACTATATCATTGCAGCCTTTTTAGGACCAGAATTCCCTTCATTAATCGGGGCCTTAATTGGTATGATCATCGTTATTCCTGCTGCTAAAAAAGGAATGTTTATGCCAAAAGAAAGTGAAATTTTCGATTTCGAGGAAAGAAAAAATTGGGAAGCCGAATGGATTGGGAATTTAAATAAAGAACAGCCGAAGGAAATGATAAAAGGGAAAGAGCTTTCCTTAATAAAAGCATGGTCTCCTTATATATTCGTCGCAATTTTGCTCGTTTTAACGCGAGTATCACCACAAGTAAAAGAAATGTTGACATCTAAATATGTTACTTTATCAATTGAAGGCTTTTTTGGGACAAATATTGGTTACAAGCTTTCACCTTTATATGTACCGGGAACGATCTTTATTTTTGTGTCAATATTAACGTTTTTCTTCCATAAAATGAATTGGTCCTCCTATCAAAAAGCTTGGTCCAATTCCTTAAAAACGGTCGTTAGTGCAGGATCAGCGTTAATATTTGCAGTCCCGATGATAAAAATTTTCTTAAATACACAAACAGAAGAACTGACGAGCATGCCTTTAGTGCTCGCTGAAAGTTTAGCAAATGTAGTCGGACCGCTATGGCCATTTTTTGCCCCATCAATTGGAGCATTAGGAGCTTTTATAGCTGGTAGTAATACATTTAGTAATATGATGTTTTCGATCTTCCAATTTGGCGCTGCCCAAAACATCGGTCTAGATGTCACCGCAACGAGTTATGTTGTAGCATTGCAAGCCATTGGCGGAGCTGCCGGAAATATGATTTGTGTACATAACGTCGTTGCCGCATCTGCAACAGTAGGTTTAATTGGGAAAGAAGGAATTTTAATACGTCGGGCTCTCATTCCGATGAGCTATTATGTATTGGCTGGAGGCGCTATCGGGATGGCAATTATTTCAGGAGGATTGAACGTTTGGATATTCATTTACCTCCTTATCTTAATCGGATATTTCACCATCATGTATTATAATAAAGGGAATCTTCCTGTTCGCGTTAAGAAAAAAGGAATGAGCGCTTAA
- a CDS encoding radical SAM superfamily enzyme YgiQ (UPF0313 family) (product_source=COG1032; cath_funfam=3.40.50.280,3.80.30.20; cog=COG1032; pfam=PF02310,PF04055,PF13311; smart=SM00465,SM00729; superfamily=102114,52242), protein MNIVVSSLNAKYIHTNLAIRYLKAYAYPEFDLQIAEYTIKDPAMNIVTDLFRKKPDVLGFSCYIWNIEETIKVIKMLKKIQPDLIIVLGGPEVTYDTKEWMEKVPEIDFIVIGEGEETFKQFLMELHGGQKFDRVSGLAFRHHDKIVVNPQRNKIDLRTMPSPFRFEDDLPHLSKRVTYIETSRGCPFSCQFCLSSIEVGVRYFDREKIKDDIRYLMKNGAKTIKFVDRTFNISRSYAMDMFQFLIDEHLPGTVFQFEITADIMRPEVIEFLNKNAPKGLFRFEIGVQSTNDLTNELVKRKQNFNKLTRTVTMVKDGGKIAQHLDLIAGLPEEDYDSFKKTFNDVFALRPEELQLGFLKMLRGTGLRIGAEKYGYVYMDHAPYEILRNNVLSFDDIVRIKQVEDVLEKYWNDHRMDETIEYLVKHVFQTPFDFFQEFGIYWDERGWARIGHQLEDLFRRLYEYLKAHKNEHVPIIEGFMKYDYLRNHKHKPRKPWWSEKLSKKELSHIYEAILQEPHLLGEAFVELQINEKDLYKHTIVEILPFDLQYYQKTGSILHEPTILLVYYHPNKKTPSVFTAAKHQLQRLEKA, encoded by the coding sequence ATGAATATTGTTGTCAGTTCATTAAACGCAAAATATATTCATACGAATTTAGCCATACGTTATTTAAAGGCTTATGCATATCCTGAATTTGATCTACAAATCGCTGAATATACAATAAAGGATCCTGCAATGAATATTGTTACGGACCTCTTTCGAAAAAAACCTGATGTGTTAGGATTTAGCTGCTATATTTGGAATATTGAAGAAACGATTAAAGTAATTAAAATGTTGAAAAAAATTCAACCAGATTTAATCATCGTGTTAGGTGGTCCGGAAGTCACCTATGATACGAAAGAATGGATGGAAAAAGTTCCTGAAATCGATTTTATCGTCATCGGTGAAGGGGAAGAAACATTTAAACAGTTTTTAATGGAACTGCACGGTGGACAAAAATTTGATCGAGTAAGCGGCTTAGCTTTTCGTCATCATGACAAAATTGTCGTAAACCCACAACGTAATAAAATTGATTTACGCACGATGCCGTCACCGTTTCGCTTTGAAGATGACTTGCCTCACCTTTCAAAACGTGTAACTTATATTGAAACGAGCAGGGGTTGTCCATTTAGCTGTCAATTTTGTTTATCATCTATTGAAGTCGGTGTTCGTTATTTTGATCGCGAAAAAATAAAGGATGATATTCGCTATTTGATGAAAAATGGAGCAAAAACGATTAAATTCGTCGACCGTACATTTAATATTAGCCGTAGTTATGCAATGGATATGTTTCAGTTTTTAATTGATGAGCATCTACCGGGAACTGTCTTTCAGTTTGAGATTACAGCTGATATTATGCGGCCAGAAGTTATTGAGTTTTTAAATAAAAATGCGCCAAAAGGATTGTTCCGCTTTGAAATTGGTGTGCAATCAACAAATGATTTAACAAATGAGCTCGTTAAACGGAAGCAAAACTTTAATAAATTAACTCGTACTGTTACGATGGTCAAAGACGGCGGGAAAATAGCTCAACATCTAGATTTAATTGCAGGGCTCCCGGAGGAAGATTACGATTCATTTAAGAAAACGTTTAATGATGTTTTTGCTTTACGACCTGAAGAACTGCAGCTAGGCTTTTTAAAAATGCTTCGTGGAACGGGTTTAAGAATTGGTGCAGAAAAATATGGTTATGTTTACATGGATCATGCACCATATGAAATTTTAAGGAATAATGTTCTTTCCTTTGATGATATCGTTCGAATTAAACAAGTAGAAGATGTGTTAGAAAAATATTGGAACGACCACCGGATGGATGAAACGATTGAATATTTAGTTAAACATGTATTTCAAACACCATTTGACTTTTTCCAAGAATTTGGAATTTATTGGGATGAACGCGGCTGGGCACGCATTGGCCATCAATTAGAGGATTTATTTAGAAGGCTTTATGAATATTTAAAGGCTCATAAAAATGAACATGTTCCGATTATTGAAGGGTTTATGAAATACGACTACTTGCGCAACCATAAACATAAACCGCGTAAACCGTGGTGGTCGGAAAAATTATCAAAAAAAGAACTAAGCCATATTTACGAAGCCATTTTACAAGAGCCTCATTTATTAGGGGAAGCATTTGTTGAACTCCAAATAAATGAAAAGGATTTATATAAACATACCATTGTCGAGATTCTTCCATTTGATTTACAATATTATCAAAAAACGGGTTCCATTTTACATGAGCCGACCATATTACTTGTTTATTATCATCCAAATAAAAAAACACCATCGGTTTTCACCGCTGCAAAACATCAACTACAGCGGTTGGAAAAAGCGTAA
- a CDS encoding hypothetical protein (product_source=Hypo-rule applied) has translation MKLMHDMLLNVRCEGFYIMQVYFLPLHDFYARYFSLFEHLSSFLPLFSFANRS, from the coding sequence ATGAAGTTAATGCATGATATGTTACTAAATGTTAGATGTGAAGGATTTTATATCATGCAAGTTTATTTTTTGCCATTACATGATTTTTATGCACGTTATTTTTCTTTATTTGAACATTTGTCCTCTTTTTTACCTTTGTTTTCTTTTGCTAATAGGTCATAA
- a CDS encoding hypothetical protein (product_source=Hypo-rule applied) produces the protein MAKNQKKNEEPQIHQKRLDKRFLQEEFGGELGDYNAHKIYDLLAKENKGKKEDKCSNKEK, from the coding sequence ATGGCAAAAAATCAGAAGAAAAATGAAGAACCACAAATACATCAAAAACGGCTCGATAAACGATTCCTTCAGGAAGAATTTGGAGGGGAGCTTGGCGATTATAATGCGCACAAAATTTATGACCTATTAGCAAAAGAAAACAAAGGTAAAAAAGAGGACAAATGTTCAAATAAAGAAAAATAA
- a CDS encoding hypothetical protein (product_source=Hypo-rule applied) → MKRKVARKQATKHNFTPTESLPDTEFSASYDSENPIKGANRNSKKGNKGKR, encoded by the coding sequence ATGAAGCGTAAAGTCGCTCGTAAACAGGCTACTAAACATAATTTCACGCCAACAGAAAGTTTGCCTGATACGGAATTTTCTGCTAGTTACGATAGCGAAAACCCGATTAAAGGTGCCAATCGAAATTCGAAAAAAGGGAATAAAGGAAAAAGATAA
- a CDS encoding potassium uptake TrkH family protein (product_source=TIGR00933; cog=COG0168; pfam=PF02386; superfamily=81544; tigrfam=TIGR00933; transmembrane_helix_parts=Outside_1_14,TMhelix_15_37,Inside_38_43,TMhelix_44_66,Outside_67_80,TMhelix_81_103,Inside_104_132,TMhelix_133_155,Outside_156_193,TMhelix_194_216,Inside_217_236,TMhelix_237_259,Outside_260_315,TMhelix_316_335,Inside_336_355,TMhelix_356_378,Outside_379_411,TMhelix_412_434,Inside_435_451), giving the protein MMKNTRKWLDSLSPPQLIVTFYFLAVTVSFLLLSLPFARKPGVEWSFIDSLFTAVSAVSVTGLTTVSTADTFSVPGIFLLAFVLQFGGIGIMTLGTFIWLIFGKKIGLKERRLIMQDQNQSSLAGLVNLMRQILTIILMIELIGTVVLGTYFLNYYPTWQEAFLQGFFASVSATTNAGFDITGDSLVPFANDYFVQIVNFILLTLGAIGFPVLIEVKNFMIYKKQQYRYRFSLYTKLTTTTFFGLLIFGTFAIMLIEIHHFFADKTWHESFFYAFFQSATTRSAGLATMDVSQFSEPTLLILCFLMFIGASPSSVGGGIRTTTFAIVLLVLLHFARGSRTVKVFRREIHQVDIMKSLVVTIVALIICFTAVIVLMITEPFGLLPILFEVCSAFGTTGLSMGITSQLSTTGKIVIMIIMFIGRIGILSFLFMLGRREVEAKIHYPKERVIIG; this is encoded by the coding sequence ATGATGAAAAACACACGAAAATGGTTAGACTCTTTGTCACCACCACAATTAATCGTGACCTTTTATTTTTTAGCTGTAACGGTTTCCTTTTTATTATTAAGCTTGCCTTTTGCGAGAAAGCCAGGTGTTGAATGGTCGTTTATTGATTCACTATTTACGGCCGTAAGTGCTGTCAGTGTGACAGGTTTAACAACGGTATCAACAGCTGATACATTTAGTGTTCCAGGGATCTTTTTGTTAGCATTTGTCCTTCAATTTGGCGGTATTGGCATTATGACACTTGGAACATTTATATGGCTAATATTTGGAAAGAAAATTGGTTTGAAAGAGCGCCGCCTTATTATGCAGGATCAAAACCAATCAAGCCTTGCCGGATTAGTGAATTTAATGAGGCAAATATTAACGATTATTTTAATGATTGAACTGATTGGCACCGTTGTTTTAGGAACTTATTTTTTAAATTATTATCCTACATGGCAGGAAGCTTTTTTACAAGGTTTTTTTGCTTCTGTCAGCGCTACGACAAATGCTGGCTTTGATATTACTGGTGATTCATTAGTTCCTTTTGCCAATGATTATTTTGTTCAAATCGTAAACTTTATTTTATTAACATTAGGCGCTATCGGTTTTCCAGTCTTAATAGAAGTGAAAAATTTTATGATATATAAAAAGCAACAATATAGATATCGTTTTTCTCTTTATACAAAGCTGACGACGACCACCTTTTTTGGCTTATTAATCTTTGGAACGTTTGCAATTATGCTGATTGAAATTCATCATTTTTTTGCAGATAAAACATGGCATGAATCGTTTTTTTATGCATTTTTCCAATCAGCTACTACACGCAGCGCTGGTTTAGCGACAATGGATGTAAGCCAATTTAGTGAGCCAACATTGCTCATTTTATGCTTTTTAATGTTTATTGGTGCTTCACCAAGCTCTGTTGGCGGTGGAATTCGGACGACAACTTTTGCCATTGTGCTGCTCGTCTTACTTCATTTTGCCCGCGGATCACGTACCGTGAAAGTATTTCGTCGGGAAATTCATCAAGTAGATATTATGAAATCTTTAGTCGTGACCATCGTAGCATTAATCATTTGCTTTACCGCTGTCATTGTTTTAATGATTACAGAACCGTTCGGACTTCTCCCAATATTATTTGAAGTATGCTCTGCCTTTGGGACAACTGGTCTTTCGATGGGAATTACTTCACAATTATCAACAACAGGCAAAATTGTCATTATGATTATTATGTTTATCGGACGAATTGGGATCCTTTCCTTTTTATTTATGCTGGGACGCCGTGAAGTGGAAGCGAAAATCCACTATCCAAAAGAACGAGTCATTATTGGTTAA
- a CDS encoding carbohydrate diacid regulator (product_source=KO:K02647; cath_funfam=1.10.10.60; cog=COG3835; ko=KO:K02647; pfam=PF05651,PF13556; superfamily=103190,46689), which translates to MLLPSLAIKIIDEVRKLTSEQLIITNKDGTIIASTLPERIGKFHEGALLACSNKETIRITKEDENHLKGVKAGICLPICFHQEVIGVIGITGEPKQVESYGELLKKMTELLIQESYFYDQREWMQRAYETFLFDWLNEREWTDDFYERANVLHIDLQKRKQVIMGGYNKSQSLKDHHLLADLQNLFQSEGTLILQWGLGKIIIIVNVELPVDDQKLKGWLGQIVKYCKEYYHIHLRFGVGNVVPSEKLKESFSLAERALKAATSNHNIVFENELGLEMCLQEITFKTKKQFVHRTIGKILHEHELLETLRTLMAKNNSLKETAEALHIHINTLHYRLKKVEEITSLRPRYIKDLTTLYLAIKFLDEYPIDFKENA; encoded by the coding sequence ATGCTTTTACCGTCATTGGCCATTAAAATTATCGACGAAGTTCGAAAGTTAACTTCTGAACAGCTGATCATAACGAACAAAGACGGCACGATTATCGCGAGTACCCTGCCTGAGCGAATCGGTAAATTTCATGAAGGAGCTCTTTTAGCTTGTTCCAACAAAGAAACCATTCGTATAACGAAAGAAGATGAAAATCATTTAAAAGGTGTCAAAGCAGGGATTTGTTTGCCGATTTGCTTTCACCAGGAAGTAATTGGTGTGATTGGCATTACGGGAGAGCCAAAGCAAGTGGAATCGTATGGTGAATTGTTAAAAAAGATGACAGAGCTTCTGATCCAAGAAAGCTATTTTTATGATCAACGGGAATGGATGCAAAGAGCCTATGAAACTTTTCTTTTTGATTGGCTGAATGAACGTGAATGGACCGATGATTTTTATGAACGCGCCAATGTACTACATATTGATTTACAAAAACGAAAACAAGTGATCATGGGGGGTTATAACAAGAGTCAGTCCTTAAAAGACCATCATTTGCTTGCCGATTTGCAAAATTTATTTCAATCAGAAGGAACCCTAATTCTTCAATGGGGACTTGGGAAAATCATTATCATTGTAAATGTAGAGCTACCAGTTGATGATCAAAAATTAAAAGGCTGGCTTGGACAAATCGTAAAATATTGTAAAGAATATTACCACATCCATCTTCGTTTTGGTGTTGGAAACGTAGTACCATCTGAAAAGCTAAAAGAATCTTTTTCACTTGCTGAGCGGGCTTTAAAGGCTGCAACGAGTAACCATAACATCGTGTTTGAAAATGAGCTCGGTTTAGAAATGTGCCTGCAAGAAATCACATTTAAGACAAAAAAGCAATTCGTTCACCGGACAATTGGGAAAATTTTGCACGAACATGAGCTGTTGGAAACGCTGCGCACGCTCATGGCCAAAAATAATTCTTTGAAAGAAACAGCTGAAGCATTGCATATTCATATAAATACTTTGCATTATAGGCTAAAAAAGGTGGAGGAAATAACAAGTTTACGTCCAAGGTATATTAAAGATTTAACTACCTTATATTTAGCGATAAAGTTTTTAGATGAATATCCAATAGATTTTAAAGAAAACGCTTAA
- a CDS encoding glycolate oxidase (product_source=KO:K00104; cath_funfam=1.10.45.10,3.30.43.10,3.30.465.10; cog=COG0277; ko=KO:K00104; pfam=PF01565,PF02913; superfamily=56176; tigrfam=TIGR00387), giving the protein MLTQKVKKQLENIVGKENVEDSQAAKLVYSYDATPQFQSLPDAIVSPRNTEEVSKIVKLCNDHNIPIVPRGSGTNLCAGTCPIEGGIVLLFKHMNNIIEIDEDNLTVTVQPGVITLDLIQEVEKKGLFYPPDPSSMKISTIGGNLNENSGGLRGLKYGVTRDYVLGLEVVLPNGHIIRTGGKLAKDVAGYDLTRLFIGSEGTLGIITEATLKLVPMPETKKTMLALYQDLEAAARSVSKIIANRIIPTTLEFLDQPTLEVVEDFTKIGLPTNVKAVLLIEQDGNKEQVDRDLDKIQKICLEESAISVQIAQTEEEANELRTARRSALSALARLKPTTILEDATVPRSEIAKMVKAIEEIANQYNVRICTFGHAGDGNLHPTCLTDVRDQEEMERVEKAFEAIFQKAIELGGTITGEHGVGAMKAPYLHLKLGESGILAMKQIKQAFDPNHIMNPGKVFAKSERKRVVVTS; this is encoded by the coding sequence ATGTTAACGCAAAAGGTGAAAAAACAATTAGAGAACATTGTTGGCAAAGAAAATGTTGAAGATTCACAAGCTGCTAAACTTGTCTATTCTTATGATGCGACACCACAATTCCAATCACTACCTGATGCTATCGTTTCTCCTCGAAATACAGAGGAGGTTTCAAAAATTGTAAAGTTATGTAATGACCATAATATTCCGATTGTTCCCCGTGGTTCAGGTACAAACCTATGTGCAGGCACTTGTCCAATCGAAGGTGGAATCGTCCTATTATTTAAACATATGAACAACATTATCGAAATTGATGAGGACAATTTAACCGTAACCGTTCAACCAGGTGTCATTACATTAGATTTAATTCAAGAGGTAGAAAAAAAAGGGCTGTTTTATCCCCCTGATCCAAGCTCCATGAAAATATCTACAATTGGTGGAAATCTAAATGAAAATTCCGGAGGATTGCGAGGATTAAAGTACGGGGTAACGAGAGACTACGTATTAGGGCTTGAGGTTGTACTTCCAAATGGTCATATTATTCGAACTGGCGGAAAGCTAGCGAAAGATGTGGCTGGATATGATTTAACAAGACTTTTCATCGGTTCAGAAGGTACTTTAGGCATTATTACTGAAGCAACATTAAAGCTCGTCCCAATGCCGGAAACAAAAAAGACAATGCTAGCCTTGTATCAAGATTTAGAAGCAGCAGCCCGTTCTGTTTCGAAAATCATCGCAAATCGAATCATTCCTACAACGCTTGAGTTTTTAGATCAACCGACATTGGAGGTCGTGGAGGATTTTACGAAAATAGGCCTTCCCACAAATGTAAAAGCCGTGTTATTAATCGAACAAGATGGAAATAAGGAACAAGTTGATCGTGATCTAGATAAAATTCAAAAAATCTGTTTAGAGGAAAGTGCCATTTCTGTTCAAATCGCACAAACAGAAGAAGAAGCCAATGAATTGCGAACGGCAAGACGCTCCGCTTTATCGGCGTTAGCCCGCTTGAAACCGACAACAATTCTAGAAGATGCAACGGTTCCCCGTTCTGAAATTGCGAAAATGGTGAAAGCGATTGAAGAAATTGCAAATCAATACAATGTTCGTATTTGTACATTTGGCCATGCTGGTGACGGAAATTTACATCCAACCTGTTTAACAGATGTACGAGATCAAGAAGAAATGGAACGTGTCGAAAAGGCTTTCGAAGCCATTTTCCAAAAAGCCATCGAACTCGGTGGCACGATTACAGGTGAACACGGTGTTGGGGCAATGAAAGCACCTTATTTACATCTTAAGCTAGGCGAAAGCGGTATTCTGGCGATGAAGCAAATCAAGCAAGCATTTGACCCTAATCATATTATGAATCCAGGTAAAGTTTTTGCTAAAAGTGAACGGAAGCGTGTGGTGGTTACATCATGA